In the genome of Cynocephalus volans isolate mCynVol1 chromosome 10, mCynVol1.pri, whole genome shotgun sequence, the window CCGTAGAGCACAGACTTGTCCCATAGAGTCACGCATGCACGGTCGTGTATCCCACAAATGACAGTCACCTCTAGGCGATTTCTCATAAAGGTAACTCCCTGGGCCTGTCTCTCTCACATCTACACCTGAGTATCCATCACACCTGAGCCCTTCGCACCTGGAAGGGTGCAGCTGCCCCTCACCTCCTTTGCCACTGGGGCCTGTGCGCCTCCTCAGGCTGCGGTCCAAGAGCTGGTGTGTCCGCGTGGGGCTGGCCCCTGCCATCAGCCGGGCAGTCGCCTCATGGAGGAACACCTGGACGGGTGGGGACCAGGAGAGTTGAAGTTcaggcccagcccccactctGTCCCCGTCGCCCTGCTCACATCCCCACTGGTAGGTGAGGGGCCTGTGGGCACTCACTCTTCGCATGGCAGGCCGGAAGCTCTGCGCCAGGCGCCGCAGGCTGCTCAGGTCGCGCTGGAAGCCACGAAGCTCAAGGGCAGAGGCCTGGGGCCCGCTGGTGGCGCCCTGGGACGCCTGGGCTGGCGggggctgctgctgccgccactggCTAGTGCGCACCACGAGGAGCAGGTCACACAGAAACAGCTGCACGGCCTGGGGGtggcaggcagggcaggggtcACGGGGGATTCCGGCTCTGGGAGGGGCAAGGCGGGGGCCCGCGGTGCCAGGGGCCGGCTCCGGGCTGCACTGCCGAGGCACTGCACCCGCGCACACACGCGCAATGCAACAGCAATGCACCGCGGGGCCGCCCGCCTCTCCAGGCCCCCGCCGGCCACCTGCCTAGGGAGCCGCCATGCACACCCGCAGAAAGGGGCCCAGCCATGCTGCTCACCCCACCCTtcctcctgggggtggggaaactgaggccagagaggggcAGCCACTCTCCCCCGGACTCAAGCCTTAGCCAAAAAGCAAGGGCAGCCGGACCCCCTATCCTGCGCCGCTTGGGCTAACCCCAGTCTTCTACAGCCCCTGAGGGCGGCCCGGGAACGCCTGGGAAGTGGAAAGCTGTGATCCCCAACCCTGCCAGGCCCCAGCCCCGCACCTCACCTTGTCAATGGAGCTGCCAGCTGGTGTGGTGGCCAGGCTGTCCCGCAGGAACCCACTGGCCTTATCACAGATGGCCAGGCTGGCTGGGCCAGACTCTGCCTTGGCACAGCCCAGCAGGGTCCGGGCGGCCTTGAAGGAGTGCAGAGCTGCCCTGGGCAGGGGTCTCCTGTCGGGACCAGGGCAGAGGAGTGCCGGTCAGATCTGGCCAACGGCCCACGCTGAGCACCCCTGCCCTGGTTTTGGCCTGTTGGGGAATAAAGGGCAGCGATCCTACGGCCCAGAACAAAGGCCAGTGGAAACACGGCGCCGCGCCTGGGGGGCCGGGCACTCACTCGGACTCCTGCAGGGCACGGGGCAGGTGCTCCACCAGTGGGTACAGCCGCTCGGCTGCCTCCTCTTCCCGCCGCAGCCAGTGGATCACCACAGCCGTCAGTGAGGCCCACCACTTGGCCACCAGGTCTGTGCCTGCAGAGGGGGAGGGGCTCCCTGAATCTTCAGCCCCTCTACATCTGGGGCTGAGTGGGAggcgggggcagggagggggctcACTGGTGCTGGTGGCCACGCTGGAGCGGATGGAGAAGCTGCAGGCAGGGGCGCTGGCAGCATCGCAACAGCTGTTCAGCAGCTGCAGGTACCCGAGTGCATCTGAGAACTCCCTGTGGCGGGAAAGGACTGGCTGTCAGGACAGATGGCAGGAAGGCTGGAAGTCCTGGGAGGGCGccagccctccccacctgcccaccaGAGCACAGCCTGACCCCCTGCTCCACAAAGTACCCCCATCTCCTCCTGCCAGGTTGGTGGGGAAAATAAGacccagagaagaaataaaggcacACAGCCCAGGCTCTGCCACCCACAAAGTCCCTGGACACAGCCACTCACAGACTTCACACTGGAGGAGTCTTGCCTGGAGGGGGCACAGGGACACTCACCTGTCCCCATCAGCTGACCCGGGGCTGGGgttgggctgggccacacagttCAGTGCTCGCTCCAAGAGATGTTCACGGAATAGCCGAGTCACCTGGGCCAGGGGGTCCACTGTGCGGAGGAGTGGgtgagtggggtgggggacaggggccCCAGCCCTCCTCTCCACAGTCACCTCTACACACTGAGGAATTTTTTCTGGGAGGTCCACACCCAGGGCCAGTCCAAAGTGCCAGCTTGGCCCTGGGAGCAGCCCCCACCAAAGACAGATGGCAGGTGGTGGATAAataccccagcccctgcccttggGAGCACGAGGCATGCTCTAGGCTGTCTCCAAAAGGCAACCCACTGGCGAAGGCGCCTCGGCTGGCTCTGCCCCTGGGCTGGCTCTGCCCCTGGGCTggccccaccccttcccagctCACTTCCTCAGCCCACAGGGTTGCCTTTTGGAGACAGCCACCACCTGCCCTCCCAAACCAACCACCTGCCCTCAAATCCTTTGTTTCTTCTGAAGAGCCCCAATTGCAACAGTGCCCCAACCAGGTCTTCCTGCTCCTGTAGCCCCCACAGCAACAACTGACGGCGGGGAGGTGGACTGGGGTGGGCAGGGACATCCAGAGATGTGGGGACAAGGGATGGGAATGGGGGGGGACAGGGACAAGAtgggggacagggacaggggTGAGAGTACCTGGATTCCCAGCCAAGCTGTACAGGCTCTCTCGCGGGGAACTGCGCACGGCCCAGTCCCCATCCACAAAGAAACGGTGGCCCACGGGGTGGCAGAGCCACTGCATGGCAAGAGGCACCGagccactctgtgccaggcaggcCTGGCGGGCGCTACTCAGGAAGAAGCGCTGTGAGGGAAGGGAGCCAGGCTGTTACACTGGACCCAGACAGGAGCTCAAACCTGGACCTGGGGCGGAGATCCCAGCGGGGCTGGAGCCCCCCTCGTAACCAACTGTCTCATCCTGTGCAGCCCCCTGCCCAGGGagccactgctgagagctgcaaagaaaagcccacagccctgtgcctgccagcccaccacccactcaCTGTCAGAAAATGCAAGGTCCGCGGGAGACTGGTCTTGACCCTCAGCGCGGCCACCACGTAGATCTCTGCCAGCGTTGCCACGGACAGGGCATCCCCTGCACACTCCGCCAGGTTCAGGGCACTCAGCGCCAGGTTGGTGGCAGCAAGATGCCCACCTGTGTACTTCCCTGGAAAGCAGGTGGGGCGTGAGGCCGGGGTGCTGCTAAGGTGGCTGGGAGCCCCTCAAACTCAGCTCCATACCCAGCCATACCCATGGTGTGCAGTTGGTGCAGCTTATGGTAGACAAGGGCTGCATCTCGGGCGCTGGCGCGAGCATCCGCCTGCAGAGCACAGTCCCTTTGCAGGCCCCCCGCCCGGCCTGCCAGCCAGCGGCCCACCCAGAGACGTTGCAGCAGGAGGCGGATGAGGTTCCAGAGTAGGCTGCAGGTCAGGTCCaggtgggaggtgggcaggggccgGCCCAGTGCCCGCAGGGCCAGCCACAGCTGCTGGGCAGCCTGGGCAAAGTCCCCCTGtgagaaaagtggggtcagagcacTTCCTCTGTCTCTGAAGAGCCTTCCACCTCAGGCTCCCCAGCAGCACAGGGCTGGACCCTCAGGGGCAGTGGAGTGGACAAGAGTAGGGAGAACAGGGCAGATGCGTGGCATGCACAGAGAGCAGGGAACAGGGGTGATGCCCAGAACCGTGTCAGCCTGGAGCCTGGATCCCTGCCCTACCCACTCTCCCCCAGGCTGGCCCCTTACCCGGGCCAGGTCCAGGTCAGCCTGCTTGCGATGCCTCCAGAAGTGCACGGCAGGGCTGGAGTGGGGCCGTGTGACTGGCTCTCCATAGACAAAGAGAAGCATCAAGGAGACCAGCACCAGCAGCCCATTGATCAGCCAGACCAGTGGGGGCAGCAGCCACTGGGCCCAGGTAGGGCCATCTATGAGCAGACAGATGGGTGGAGATACAGCTCCCAGGAAATCCAGAGTCCCAAGCCCACAGGCCTGCGCCCCCAAGAGTCCCTCCCAAGGATCCCAGGCTGGCCTGCTCTACCTCTGCCCTCGATGCCCAGCATGTTGCGCCCAGGACTGTGGTAGACACTGGTGGCATCCGAGGGGCCAGGAAGCCCCTGGCCACCCAGCAGGGAGGCCAAGGGATTGCAGgacagacagaggaagacaaGTGTACACAGCGCCAGGCGGGAGCGGTCCAGCATGCCCCGGCTGTGGGGAGATGGCAGCTGCTCTGGCTTCAcctggtgggggtgggcagagtggTGAGGTCAGAGCCCAAGTGACCCCAGAGAGCACGGGACTGGGAAGGAGGGAGCGGGACCCCATCCAGCTCCAGACCTCAGATTTTCTGTCTACAATGGGAGGTAGGATCTGTTAGGGGCCTCCTCCTGACCCAGTCCTGGGGCTCAGAGGTTATCACTAGGAGTGGGGACGGAGCCAACGTTGCAGGGCCCAACCTGGATATCCTCAAAGACTGGGCTATCAGAATCCGAgtcactgccactgccactgccaccgcTGCCACTACTCCTGCTGCCAAGGGACAAGGGGCTGCTCTGGGAGGGCGAGCCAGCATCTGACGGTGGCGGGGTCAGCGTGTCCACCACCTCAGACCTCACGCCCTCCATGGGCAAGTCTGTGTTCTCTCCACTGCTGCAGGTTAACACCAGATCCTTCAGAGATTCTGCGGGCGGGAAAGGAGCAGAGCTGGGGGTGAAGACTGGGCACTCCACCCTGAATCAGAGCTCAGGGCCCTGGGGTTGGCCTAGCTCCTGAGGCCCCAAAAGCTGGGACAGGGCTAGATTAGGGCCCAAGGAGGAACCAGAGCCATCAAAGGGCCAGAGCTAACCCAGGGGCTAGAgctgaagtggccagggctggaGGCGAGGCCATAGCTGGGGGCAGGGTAGGGCTagagcagaggccagaggcagaggcagacCCAAGCCAGGACTCACTGCTTTTGTGGGCAGCCGTGCGCAGACTCAGGTTCTCTTGCTTGAGTTTCTGGTTGCTGTGTTGTAGGAAGCGGATGTAGTCGATGGCCTTGCGCAAGACGGCAGATTTATTCAGCTgcaaggggtgggagggagagagcaaaGGTGGCCGGTCAGGCATGGTGGCAGCCACTTTACAACACagctgcctcaggacctttgcacttgctgtttcttctACCTGGGATATTCCTCCCATAGTAGTACCTACCTCCTGGGATGGGCCTAAGAATTAACAGGTAAAGTGCACACAACAGTGCCTGGATAGCTGCTGTTGTCATCAGCATCCTCATGACACTCCCTCACCTCCCTCGGGGCTCCGCTCATTTATCGTATCCCCTCAGTCACTCCTTTCCCGACCACATGATTTAGAGCTGCAGCTGTCCCCGTCCCTCTTCCTGCTTCGTCTCCCTCCAGAGCACTTCCCACCCCGTGGCATGCTCTAACGCTCACTTATGCTGTTTATTGTCATCTCCCCCCCACCGAGAACTCAGCTCCTCCAGGTCGGGatctttgtcttgttcactgctgcatcCCCGATGCCTAGAACAGCCCCTTTTTTATTGAGGAGGCTCTTGATAAAGGTTAACTGAATAAACGGGGCTGGCCAGGCCCAAGTCCTCGTCTGTCCATGCTCACCCtgatccctctctcccttccaggTGCCCCGGACCGGCCGCTCCCCACATGGCCCCAGGCCGTgcctctgcagcctctgcccacaCCTTTGCCTCAGTGCCCACCACCAGGTCCTTGAGCTCGACGATCTTATCGTTGATGGAGGAGCGGTAGCGCTTCTCGATGGCATTGTGGGCTGTGCGTTTCTCACCACGGCTCTGAGCTGAGCCCGGGGCCTTGCTGCCGGCTGCCAGCCGGTTGATGGGCAACTTGTCAGCGTCCACAACCAATGGCACTGTCGCCAGGATGGTTCCACCACTCACCAGGGTCTGCAGGGCCAGGCACATGTTACCAGAGggacatgtgtgtgtgcagaccCCATGCCCCTCAGCCCCGCCCAGGCCACCCACCTGCAAGGGCCCTGTCTGCACGGCCGTGCCAGGGACCAGGGAGCTGATCCCCGCTGTCTTCACAGTGGCCCCGTCTGTCTTCATGGCTGTCAGAAGCAGCGAGTCTGCCTTGATGAAGTGGGGCTGCAGCaggacctgggggtgggagagggctcAGCAATGAGCTTGTGTCCACACCAGGGGCTGCCACCTCCCTGATGCCTGACCAGACCCCCTTACCGGGACTTGTTGGATCTGTGAGGTCACAGTGGTCGTTCCAGGGGCTGCTGTGGCCGTCAGCAGCGGCTGGGAGACCACATTCTGGATCTGGGTATGCAAGGAGACAGGCGGGACCCCTGGTGGGGAAGCCAGTGGCAGGCCAGGCAGCGGCTGCTGGGTGCTCCCAGGAGGGGTCCCTGCAGAGACAAAGCCTGGGCTGCAGCCCTCACCCACTTTCAACCCACGCCTCAGGTCCCTATCACCCTGTGGCCTTGGATGGGTCATTACCCGCCATGGTTTCCTATCTGGACAGCCCCTCCCTAGGCTCTGATGCAAATGTGTAGCTTCCTGCCAGACCTCCAGTGGGAGGCAGTGCTTACCCCAGCAGCCAGAATCCAAGCACTGCTAGTAGTGGGGCTCTCAGGCAAAGAGTGAAGACGCAGTTTCTAAACCCTACACATTCTTCTAGTAAGACCACAGCAAACACGCCTTCCTGTGCTCCTGGCAGCCCCAGCCCAgctttccccctcccaccacatCCCCCTTACCTGTGGAGAAGCCTCCAGGAGGGCTGGAGTAGCCCACCACAGAGGCAGAGCTGAACTGCGGTGGAGCTGGGGCCGGAAAGCTCTGGGGCAGGAGGGCCCCTGGCAGGGACTGTGGGGCAGGGGTCTGCAGGATGGTTAGTGGCACTGACTCTTCCTTGATGCCAGGCCCAGGGGAGAAGGCGGGCACAGATGAGTACATCTTCAATGGTGTGGGTACAGACTGGGGTGGGGACAAGGGTGAGGGCTCTGCCTTGGGCACCCCCAGGAAGCCTTCAAGAGGGGAGCTCAGTGTAGCAGGAGGGGGGGACAAGCTGCCTGAGGAGCTGGCATCGGGACTGGCCGGGTCTGTgactcctgccccacccccagcataAGGTGGGTCAAACAGGCCAGGGAAGTCGCTGTCTTGGTTGTTGATGAGCTGAAGCATGTCTGGAAAAGAAGAGGGTGAGTGAGCAACAATGGGGTAGAAGCTAGACCCCACGCAGATTGAGAAACTAAGTCTCCAAGTGGGGCCAGGGCAAGGACAACACCCACAGGAGCCGGTACTCCTGGACACACAGCCATTTCACAGGCACCTGTGACATCTAGAGCAATGCCTCATGCTGCAGGTGCTCGAAGAGCCCTTGCAGCAACTGGAGGGGTGGGGCTATGAGGCTCATGACCTTGGCCCACAGCTAGGCTGGGGCTGAGCAGGGGTCAGGCCCAAGACTGCCAACTTCAGAGCCAGAGCTGTCAACACCACCCAGCATTTTCCTGAGCATCTGACAACATCCTCAGTCCACAGCAAAGATCAGGCCCACTTTCAAACATTTATTCACTCAGTAAGCATGTCCTGGGTGTCCACTGTTGCCAGGCCCACTGTATGCCAGGTTCCTGGacatgaacaagacagacagaaATCACCGCCCAGAACCAGGCAACCTACGGGGGAGCTGGGAATGTCCTGTATCTTGATGTGGATGGCAGTAGATTTTTACTCCTGTGTTCATGAAGCATATACTCTAAAGATACCCACCTCTGATTCCTTACACACACCCGCATCTGCACTGTACTGTGGACACAAACCGGCCTCCAAGCACTTGCCCAGGAGGTGACAAACCCTTCCTGACAgcctctcctgccctctccacACTCCATcaccacccctgccccaggacctGGCTTGGTGAAGGAGCACCCACCCTGCCCAAGACAAAAGGAGTTCAGAGGCCCAGGTACAGCCTTGCCCTGGCCCCACTTAAGACCTCAGTTTCtcaatctgtgaaatgggggcaTGCCTCAAAGATCCAGCAGGTCCAGTTTTGGGGAGGAGAATGAGACATAGTAGCCACAGGGAGGAGGCAGCCTAGGGGAGGTGGGAAACAGGACCAAGAGGACCTTCATGTAAGTGTGATGGTCCCCACATTCCACCCACTGGCCTCTCCTGGTCTCTTCCTTCAAGGCTGCCCAGCAGGGTCTTCTGGGCACAGGATGAGAGAACTTAGAGACTGCAGGAGTGGGtgacctccccctccccacaatttacagagagaagagaaaggtgtAGAGAGAGGCAGGACTGACTTAAGTCCCCGAAGAGGTAGTGGGATCCTCCATGACCAGACCCAATTGTGCAGCTCAGGCCGCACTCCCCAGGGGCAGCACAAGATACCCAAAGAGGAATGGTGAATGCTGGACAGAGCAGTGTGAATGCTGGACAGAGCAGTCCCCCAAGAGGACCCCAGGTCAGAGCAAGGTCCTCATCCATGCTGGAAGGACTCAAAGGGTGGGGGGCATGTCATCAGTGTGGATATGTGCCAAGAGCCAGGCCCATTCTGGGGCCATCCACATTAATGGGGCCAGGCTGGGCCCCTAATCCTCCTGACGCACAGATCTAAGAGGGAGGCATGATCATTAGCCCCAttctacagataaagaaactgagctGTAGAGACGTGACTTGCTGGCCTATGTTCTTACAGAATCAGAGACAAATCTGAGTCCAGGACCTGCCTGACCCCCATGCCTCAACCACTGGCCACTACCCTAGGCTACCTTGCAAGATTAGCTCACCTCATCTTGGAGACAAAAAAGGGCACTGAGGTTCAGAAACAGCCACAAGCAGCTCAAAAGCACACAGTGGGACTCAAATTCAGGACTACAAAATGCCAAATTCATTGTCTCTGCAACTTCCCTTGCCCACCAGGAAGCCAGGAGTGAAGCTGCCATCACCAACCCATTACTCAGAAGAAAGACCAAGGcttggggctgagccaggtgttGGCCATGTAGCCAAccagtgtgtgtctgtgtattctGGGCACAAGCCCAGGCTCTGCCTGCAGCCAAGTAGCCTCAGGACCCAGGCCTGGCCATTCAGGGCTATGGTTTCCCCTCTGTTAAAAGCAAATGCTATCTATGCTGACTCGTTCCTCCTTGTACAGACTGGGACACACTCCCTGCCTGAGCCCCAGCCGGCCACAGGCCCTCTCCACCAGCAGGCAACTGGCAGCCTGCCTGGCTCAGACCAGGGCCCTCTAACCAACTCGGGGCGGCCACAACTGGGTCAAAGTGCTCTACAGTGCCCATGAGCAAACAAGCCCGGGGCCCCCAGTGCTCTCAGGATCCCCAGCATGagctcccagccctgcccaccactAACTTGAGGTAGAGCCCGGGCCAATCACCTCTgctcactgggcctcagtttctttatctgtacaaCAGAAAAGATCAAATCATCCTTTttggcagagctgcctgaggTTTTGCCTAGCAGGCAGCTAGCACAGAGTGGGGACTGAACATTGCCTACTGACAGGTGCCCAGGCAGGAAAGTTACTGCAGGAGGGGACCTCTTAAGGCCATGGACAGAGCAAGATAGGGTGGCAGGCTCAGCCTCCCTGAGTCCTCAGGTAGAAATACTTGTG includes:
- the SREBF1 gene encoding sterol regulatory element-binding protein 1 isoform X5 — encoded protein: MDEPPFSDAALEQALAEPCELDAALLTDIEDMLQLINNQDSDFPGLFDPPYAGGGAGVTDPASPDASSSGSLSPPPATLSSPLEGFLGVPKAEPSPLSPPQSVPTPLKMYSSVPAFSPGPGIKEESVPLTILQTPAPQSLPGALLPQSFPAPAPPQFSSASVVGYSSPPGGFSTGTPPGSTQQPLPGLPLASPPGVPPVSLHTQIQNVVSQPLLTATAAPGTTTVTSQIQQVPVLLQPHFIKADSLLLTAMKTDGATVKTAGISSLVPGTAVQTGPLQTLVSGGTILATVPLVVDADKLPINRLAAGSKAPGSAQSRGEKRTAHNAIEKRYRSSINDKIVELKDLVVGTEAKLNKSAVLRKAIDYIRFLQHSNQKLKQENLSLRTAAHKSKSLKDLVLTCSSGENTDLPMEGVRSEVVDTLTPPPSDAGSPSQSSPLSLGSRSSGSGGSGSGSDSDSDSPVFEDIQVKPEQLPSPHSRGMLDRSRLALCTLVFLCLSCNPLASLLGGQGLPGPSDATSVYHSPGRNMLGIEGRDGPTWAQWLLPPLVWLINGLLVLVSLMLLFVYGEPVTRPHSSPAVHFWRHRKQADLDLARGDFAQAAQQLWLALRALGRPLPTSHLDLTCSLLWNLIRLLLQRLWVGRWLAGRAGGLQRDCALQADARASARDAALVYHKLHQLHTMGKYTGGHLAATNLALSALNLAECAGDALSVATLAEIYVVAALRVKTSLPRTLHFLTRFFLSSARQACLAQSGSVPLAMQWLCHPVGHRFFVDGDWAVRSSPRESLYSLAGNPVDPLAQVTRLFREHLLERALNCVAQPNPSPGSADGDREFSDALGYLQLLNSCCDAASAPACSFSIRSSVATSTSTDLVAKWWASLTAVVIHWLRREEEAAERLYPLVEHLPRALQESERPLPRAALHSFKAARTLLGCAKAESGPASLAICDKASGFLRDSLATTPAGSSIDKAVQLFLCDLLLVVRTSQWRQQQPPPAQASQGATSGPQASALELRGFQRDLSSLRRLAQSFRPAMRRARLRSWSPGPRGGSTPRLCCWPRATCRPASSRRPGSAWACWPRRRARWRSSAIAGCCTTVSRCSCAWAVGPPSPPARSSASRARLAAGNTGDPDLHDPPVAARSRGGAGGASVTSVSFAGRPEGRYPPTAARS